Proteins found in one Alphaproteobacteria bacterium genomic segment:
- a CDS encoding DUF4159 domain-containing protein: MALLDALAFTSPWVLTALVALPALWWLIRLVPPAPRRRPFPALRILQGLMRTEDQAARSPWWLLLLRFAAAAAVIIGLAGPVLNPPPPLPGNGPLILIVDNGWAAAGDWAARLRTMDRLLTAAEGDERAVLLLETAPPPGGVGTVAGFVPAEEARRRAQAIVPRPWDSDLAAFERQLDGATEAGRLLAGSAIVWLSDGLERADMAGLATRLRRIGSFRMVLPEADSAAMLMRPPQARGNALQAVVERANADGPVAISAIAQMPDGRIVAEAPITFATGEQIASAEFLLPLELRNRLERIAIAGRAGAGAVHLLDEQWRRRPVGLVASESVERDQPLLAETFYLGRALEPFSDIRRGELGDLTEDSLSVIVLPDIGTLTPDESRRAAAWIEQGGVLLRFAGERLTEGSDDLLPVRLRRGGRFLGGALNWDQPQPLAPFAGDSPFSGLSVPADVTVRRQVLAEPDPALSERTWARLADGTPLVTGEQRGQGWLVLVHTTANTDWSNLALSGLFVDMLRRVIGLSAGVAGLGQTDRVLQPIVTLDGLGRLGPPPTGSNGIATSEFDGAVPGATRPPGYYGAADTRFALNLNRAVEPLATLSSLPPGLAVEGYSLARSIRLMPWLLTAAFVLLLADLAISLHARGLLSPAGGGVRRSAGLAMALWLAAALTPDSAVSQTLSDDDFALAATLDTRLAYVLTGDDAVDAISRAGLYGLSLVLARRTGVEPLDPLAVDLEHHDLSFFPLLYWPVTERQAILSAAAIGRINAYMRNGGTILFDTRDQNLATTANVTPGVARLRKMADGLDVPPLMALPEEHVLTRSFYLLQHFPGRYEGGALWVERTSEQINDGVSGVIIGFNDYAAAWATDLNGNPLLPVNPGGERQREMAYRFGVNLVMYALTGNYKSDQVHVPAILERLGQ; the protein is encoded by the coding sequence ATGGCGCTGCTCGACGCGCTGGCCTTTACCTCGCCGTGGGTGCTGACCGCGCTGGTCGCCTTGCCGGCGCTCTGGTGGTTGATACGGCTTGTCCCGCCGGCGCCGCGGCGGCGGCCCTTTCCGGCCCTGCGTATTCTTCAGGGTCTTATGCGCACCGAAGATCAGGCGGCGCGTTCGCCGTGGTGGCTTCTGTTGCTGCGTTTCGCCGCCGCCGCCGCCGTAATCATCGGCCTGGCCGGGCCGGTCCTGAACCCGCCACCGCCCTTGCCCGGCAATGGTCCGCTGATCCTGATCGTGGACAATGGCTGGGCCGCGGCGGGCGACTGGGCAGCCCGCCTGAGGACGATGGATCGACTGCTGACCGCGGCCGAAGGTGACGAGCGCGCGGTCCTCCTGCTGGAAACGGCACCACCACCCGGTGGCGTCGGGACGGTAGCCGGGTTCGTGCCGGCAGAAGAGGCACGACGGCGCGCCCAGGCCATTGTGCCACGGCCTTGGGACAGTGACCTGGCCGCCTTTGAACGCCAGCTTGATGGCGCGACGGAAGCCGGCCGGCTGCTGGCCGGCAGCGCTATTGTCTGGTTGAGCGATGGGCTGGAACGGGCTGACATGGCTGGCCTGGCCACCCGCCTGCGGCGAATCGGCAGCTTCCGCATGGTTCTGCCGGAGGCCGATTCGGCGGCCATGCTGATGCGGCCGCCGCAGGCACGGGGCAACGCCCTCCAGGCGGTTGTCGAACGCGCCAACGCCGATGGTCCCGTCGCCATTTCGGCAATCGCCCAGATGCCTGACGGCCGCATTGTCGCGGAAGCGCCGATCACCTTTGCCACAGGCGAGCAGATTGCCAGTGCCGAGTTTCTTCTGCCGCTGGAGTTGCGAAACCGGCTGGAAAGAATCGCCATCGCCGGTCGTGCCGGCGCCGGCGCGGTTCACCTGTTGGACGAACAGTGGCGGCGGCGACCGGTCGGGCTGGTCGCCAGCGAGTCAGTGGAGCGCGACCAGCCGCTTCTTGCCGAAACCTTCTATCTTGGGCGGGCCCTGGAGCCGTTCAGTGACATCCGGCGCGGTGAGCTGGGCGACCTGACCGAGGATTCCCTGTCGGTTATCGTCCTGCCCGACATCGGCACATTGACGCCGGATGAATCGCGCCGGGCCGCGGCATGGATCGAACAGGGCGGAGTATTGCTTCGCTTCGCCGGCGAACGGCTGACCGAGGGCAGCGATGACCTGCTGCCGGTGCGCCTGCGCCGTGGCGGCCGCTTTCTGGGTGGCGCCCTCAATTGGGATCAACCGCAACCTCTGGCACCGTTTGCCGGGGATTCGCCGTTCAGCGGCCTGTCCGTGCCGGCCGACGTCACCGTGCGCCGCCAGGTCCTGGCCGAGCCCGACCCGGCGCTGAGCGAGCGGACCTGGGCGCGGCTGGCCGACGGAACACCGCTCGTCACCGGTGAGCAGAGGGGTCAGGGCTGGCTGGTGCTGGTTCACACCACGGCCAATACGGATTGGTCCAACCTGGCCCTGTCGGGTCTGTTCGTGGACATGCTGCGCCGTGTTATCGGGCTTAGCGCCGGGGTTGCCGGGCTGGGTCAGACGGACCGCGTCCTGCAGCCGATTGTCACCCTGGACGGTCTCGGCCGGCTCGGCCCGCCGCCGACCGGCAGCAACGGCATTGCGACCAGCGAGTTTGACGGCGCTGTGCCGGGAGCGACCCGCCCGCCGGGCTATTATGGCGCCGCAGACACGCGGTTTGCCCTTAACCTCAATCGCGCGGTTGAACCGCTGGCAACCCTGTCCTCACTGCCGCCGGGACTGGCCGTCGAGGGCTATAGCCTGGCCCGATCCATCCGGCTGATGCCCTGGCTGCTGACCGCCGCCTTTGTGCTTCTGCTGGCTGACCTGGCCATATCCCTCCACGCCCGTGGCCTGCTGAGCCCGGCCGGTGGCGGCGTGCGACGTAGCGCCGGGCTGGCAATGGCGCTGTGGCTGGCCGCCGCCCTGACACCGGACTCCGCCGTCAGCCAGACCCTGAGCGACGATGATTTTGCCCTGGCCGCCACACTCGATACCCGGCTGGCCTATGTCCTGACCGGTGACGATGCGGTGGACGCCATCAGCCGGGCCGGCCTTTACGGCCTCAGTCTGGTGCTGGCGCGACGCACCGGGGTGGAGCCTCTGGACCCGCTGGCGGTTGATCTGGAGCACCACGACCTGTCTTTCTTTCCGCTGCTCTACTGGCCGGTCACTGAGCGCCAGGCCATCCTGTCCGCCGCCGCCATTGGCCGCATCAACGCCTATATGCGAAACGGCGGAACCATCCTGTTCGACACCCGCGACCAGAATCTGGCAACGACGGCAAATGTGACGCCCGGCGTGGCGCGCCTCAGGAAGATGGCGGACGGGCTGGACGTACCGCCCTTAATGGCGCTGCCGGAAGAGCATGTCCTGACGCGGTCCTTCTATCTGCTGCAGCACTTTCCCGGCCGCTATGAGGGCGGTGCGCTGTGGGTCGAGCGGACCAGCGAACAGATCAATGACGGGGTGTCCGGCGTCATCATTGGCTTCAACGATTATGCAGCAGCCTGGGCGACGGACCTGAACGGCAATCCGCTGCTACCGGTTAATCCGGGCGGCGAGCGCCAACGGGAAATGGCCTATCGTTTCGGCGTCAACCTGGTGATGTATGCCCTGACCGGCAACTACAAGTCCGATCAGGTGCATGTGCCGGCCATTCTTGAACGGCTGGGTCAATAG
- a CDS encoding adenylate/guanylate cyclase domain-containing protein yields the protein MSAKTADETEHPMGGEEQQREAAASLIGWILEAALQQGPIQSLLAELCVRIRAQGLPLIRGSIGLNTLHPSIGSRSYAWWHNRDSVAMDFPREGGNGPGFEESPFARMLYSSTPTLRRRLESEEEIAEFPIFRDLHAAGGTGYYAMATAFGLAPNDLSQANGMVSSWLTDRPGGFADGHIQTLTDLMPALALAVQAAKNAEIARNIATTYLGADAGGRVLAGQITVGGAHSLTAVLVFTDLRGFTAIADRIPRDETVRVLNAYFKPMVEPISRHGGQVLKFMGDGLLAIFPLDDTASAETVCGSALTAMEEMRREVHALNQTRAAAGEPVMELDTSVHLGEVQYGNVGSADRMDFTVIGPAVNEASRIEGMCRALDRDILISNVFADACGRHRARLLPLGRYGLRGVKAPQALFTLYGEAADSNNRSP from the coding sequence GTGAGCGCGAAAACGGCTGACGAAACGGAGCATCCCATGGGGGGCGAAGAGCAACAGCGCGAAGCCGCCGCCAGCCTGATCGGCTGGATCCTGGAGGCGGCCTTGCAGCAGGGCCCGATCCAGTCGCTACTGGCAGAGTTGTGTGTCCGCATCCGGGCCCAGGGTCTGCCTCTGATCCGAGGCAGTATCGGCCTCAATACACTGCATCCCAGCATCGGCAGCCGCAGCTACGCCTGGTGGCACAACCGCGATTCCGTGGCGATGGACTTCCCACGGGAAGGAGGCAACGGCCCGGGGTTTGAGGAAAGCCCTTTCGCCCGCATGCTCTACTCGTCCACGCCGACGTTGCGGCGACGGCTGGAGAGCGAAGAAGAGATCGCCGAGTTTCCGATCTTCCGCGATCTGCACGCCGCCGGCGGCACCGGTTATTACGCCATGGCCACCGCCTTCGGCCTGGCGCCGAATGATCTCAGTCAGGCCAACGGCATGGTATCCAGTTGGCTGACTGATCGCCCGGGCGGTTTCGCCGATGGCCATATCCAGACTCTGACGGATCTGATGCCGGCCCTGGCCCTTGCCGTGCAGGCGGCCAAGAACGCCGAAATCGCCCGCAATATCGCCACCACCTATCTGGGCGCCGACGCCGGCGGCCGGGTTCTGGCCGGGCAGATCACCGTGGGCGGCGCCCATAGCCTGACCGCCGTGCTGGTCTTTACGGATTTGCGGGGCTTCACGGCCATCGCCGACCGTATTCCACGCGACGAGACGGTGCGCGTCCTCAACGCCTATTTCAAACCCATGGTGGAACCCATCAGCCGGCACGGCGGCCAGGTTCTGAAGTTCATGGGCGACGGGCTTCTAGCCATTTTCCCGCTCGACGATACGGCGTCGGCGGAGACCGTTTGCGGCAGCGCCCTGACGGCCATGGAGGAGATGCGCCGCGAGGTCCACGCCTTGAACCAGACCCGCGCCGCCGCCGGCGAGCCGGTCATGGAACTGGATACGTCGGTGCACCTGGGTGAGGTTCAGTACGGCAATGTTGGCAGCGCCGACCGCATGGACTTCACGGTCATAGGGCCCGCTGTCAATGAGGCCAGTCGCATCGAAGGCATGTGCCGCGCGCTCGATCGCGACATCCTGATTTCCAACGTCTTTGCCGACGCCTGTGGCCGCCACCGGGCGCGTCTTCTGCCGCTCGGCCGCTATGGCCTGCGTGGCGTCAAGGCGCCACAGGCGCTTTTTACGCTGTATGGCGAGGCGGCCGACAGCAACAACCGGTCGCCATAG
- a CDS encoding TerC family protein, whose product MAWLFEPEIIIAFLTLSALEIVLGIDNLIFISLIALRLPQERRRQARVIGLSLALGMRLGLLAAIAWLVGLTRPLFSLLDLTFSWRDLVLIGGGLFLLVKATMEIHSEVESPPKGSVAAAAATTTFAMAVAQIIVLDMVFSLDSIITAIGMVDHLPVMIAAVVVGILVMLFLSEPLGAFIERHPTAKMLAMSFLLIVGMALVADGLGFHIPRGYLYFAIAFSSGVEALNILARRHRQGRSA is encoded by the coding sequence ATGGCATGGCTGTTTGAACCCGAGATTATCATCGCGTTTCTTACGCTGTCGGCGCTGGAGATTGTCCTTGGCATCGACAACCTGATTTTCATTTCGCTCATCGCCCTGCGCCTGCCGCAGGAAAGGCGGCGGCAGGCCCGGGTTATCGGTCTCAGCCTGGCACTGGGCATGCGGCTTGGGTTGCTGGCGGCCATAGCCTGGCTGGTGGGCCTGACGCGGCCTCTGTTCAGCCTGTTGGACCTGACCTTTTCATGGCGTGACCTGGTGCTGATCGGCGGTGGCCTGTTCCTGCTGGTCAAGGCCACCATGGAAATTCATAGCGAAGTGGAGAGCCCGCCAAAGGGGTCTGTCGCGGCTGCCGCCGCGACCACCACCTTCGCCATGGCGGTGGCCCAGATCATTGTCCTCGACATGGTTTTCTCGCTGGATTCCATCATCACCGCCATCGGCATGGTGGACCACCTGCCGGTCATGATCGCAGCGGTGGTCGTCGGCATTCTGGTCATGCTGTTTCTGTCAGAGCCACTGGGCGCCTTCATCGAACGCCACCCGACAGCCAAGATGCTGGCCATGAGTTTTCTGCTGATTGTCGGCATGGCGCTGGTGGCCGATGGCCTCGGCTTCCACATTCCCCGTGGCTATCTCTACTTCGCCATCGCTTTTTCATCCGGTGTGGAGGCGCTCAACATACTGGCGCGTCGTCACCGGCAGGGGCGGTCGGCCTGA
- a CDS encoding GDP-L-fucose synthase, whose product MTGSAGTPMTGGAGTASFSLAGKRVWVAGHGGMVGAALCRRLASEDCHIVTAGRQDADLTRQAETEALIGRLRPDVVFLAAARVGGILANDRAPADFLYDNLAIETNVIHAAWQAGVAKLVMLGSSCIYPRLADQPIAEASLLTGPLEPTNQWYAIAKIAGVMMCDAYRRQHGADFISVMPTNLYGPGDNFDLEKSHVAAALMVRMHMARLAGDRVVTIWGSGRPRRELMHVDDAADAIVHVTRTYSGPGPVNIGTGHDVTIAELAAIIARVTGFDGDFTFDGSRPDGTPRKLLDVSHLNRLGWTARIGLEDGLRQMYAWLLDHPDHLPAAAGRAYQ is encoded by the coding sequence ATGACCGGTAGCGCCGGTACACCCATGACCGGCGGCGCCGGCACGGCGTCCTTCTCCCTCGCCGGCAAACGCGTCTGGGTTGCCGGTCATGGGGGCATGGTCGGCGCGGCTCTCTGTCGGCGGCTGGCCAGTGAAGACTGCCACATTGTCACGGCCGGACGCCAGGACGCGGACCTGACCCGTCAGGCGGAGACGGAGGCGCTGATCGGCCGGCTGCGGCCCGACGTGGTTTTTCTCGCGGCGGCCCGGGTTGGCGGCATCCTGGCCAATGATCGGGCGCCCGCCGATTTCCTGTATGACAACCTGGCCATCGAAACCAACGTCATCCATGCGGCATGGCAGGCCGGCGTTGCCAAGCTGGTCATGCTGGGCTCGTCCTGCATCTACCCGCGGCTGGCGGACCAGCCGATTGCCGAGGCCTCCCTGCTGACCGGCCCGCTGGAGCCGACCAACCAGTGGTATGCCATCGCCAAGATCGCCGGGGTCATGATGTGCGATGCCTATCGCCGCCAGCATGGCGCCGACTTTATCTCTGTGATGCCGACCAATCTGTATGGCCCGGGTGACAATTTCGACCTGGAGAAGAGCCATGTGGCCGCGGCCCTGATGGTCCGCATGCACATGGCCCGGCTGGCCGGTGACAGAGTGGTCACCATCTGGGGCAGCGGGCGGCCGCGTCGTGAGCTGATGCATGTGGATGATGCTGCCGATGCCATTGTCCATGTGACGCGAACATATTCCGGGCCCGGACCGGTCAATATCGGAACCGGCCACGATGTCACCATTGCCGAGCTGGCAGCGATCATCGCCAGGGTCACCGGATTCGACGGGGATTTCACATTCGATGGGTCGCGGCCTGACGGCACGCCGCGCAAGCTACTGGATGTGAGCCACCTCAACAGGCTGGGCTGGACCGCCCGCATCGGCCTGGAGGACGGGCTGCGCCAGATGTACGCATGGCTGCTTGACCACCCCGATCACTTGCCCGCGGCGGCCGGCCGGGCGTATCAATAG
- the gmd gene encoding GDP-mannose 4,6-dehydratase, which produces MAQRKVALITGVTGQDGAYLAEFLLARDYEVHGVKRRSSSFNTGRLDHLYVDPHESHVRFRLHYGDMTDATNLIRLVQETRPDEIYNLAAQSHVQVSFETPEYTANADGLGALRLLEAMRILDLGHRTRFYQASTSELYGDTPVVPQDETTPFRPRSPYAVAKLYAYWTVVNYREAYGFHASNGILFNHEGPTRGETFVTRKITRAVAAISLGLQDVVYLGNLDARRDWGHARDYVEGMWKILQHDTADDFVLATGESHTVREFVELAFAEIGQTIVWRGEGRDEIGFDADSETPRVRIDARYFRPTEVPVLEGNAAKARQALGWAPRIGFDQLVREMVAADIEAMRRNGVRNAVE; this is translated from the coding sequence ATGGCGCAGCGGAAAGTCGCACTGATTACCGGTGTCACCGGGCAGGATGGCGCTTACTTGGCGGAATTCCTGCTGGCCAGGGACTATGAGGTGCATGGGGTCAAGCGCCGATCCTCGTCGTTCAACACCGGCCGGCTGGACCATCTCTATGTGGACCCTCACGAATCCCATGTGCGTTTTCGCCTGCACTATGGCGACATGACCGATGCCACCAACCTGATCCGCCTGGTGCAGGAGACACGACCGGACGAAATATACAATCTGGCGGCCCAGAGCCATGTGCAGGTCAGCTTCGAGACGCCGGAATACACCGCCAATGCGGACGGCCTGGGGGCCCTGCGTTTGCTGGAGGCCATGCGTATTCTCGATCTTGGCCACAGAACGCGCTTCTATCAGGCGTCCACCTCGGAGCTCTATGGCGACACGCCTGTGGTACCACAGGACGAGACCACGCCCTTTCGCCCGCGCAGTCCCTATGCGGTGGCGAAGCTCTATGCCTACTGGACCGTGGTCAATTATCGCGAAGCCTATGGTTTCCACGCCTCCAACGGCATTCTGTTCAACCACGAAGGTCCGACCCGCGGCGAGACATTTGTCACCCGCAAGATTACGCGGGCGGTCGCCGCCATCTCTCTCGGGCTGCAGGACGTGGTCTATCTCGGCAATCTGGACGCCCGCCGCGACTGGGGTCATGCCCGCGACTATGTGGAGGGCATGTGGAAAATTCTGCAGCATGACACTGCCGATGACTTCGTCCTGGCGACCGGCGAGTCCCACACGGTGCGGGAATTCGTCGAACTGGCCTTTGCCGAGATAGGCCAGACCATCGTCTGGCGCGGCGAAGGGCGCGACGAAATAGGCTTTGACGCGGATAGCGAAACACCACGGGTGCGTATTGATGCGCGCTATTTCCGGCCAACCGAAGTGCCGGTGCTGGAGGGTAATGCGGCCAAGGCCCGTCAGGCTCTGGGCTGGGCGCCCAGAATCGGCTTCGATCAACTGGTCCGTGAGATGGTCGCGGCGGACATTGAGGCCATGCGGCGCAACGGTGTGCGCAATGCCGTCGAATGA
- a CDS encoding SEL1-like repeat protein codes for MALSPRSTSWSVKGIDPTTRELARDAAEREGLAIGVWIDRAILRQLGQADGANAAAQTPPSPADDNPFRGDPFRDDHGGPPFGHAGGAESGWPEPEPWDGSDGEESWDDDLDPDEEARLVAALDALNRQLDRSGDQIEQAVRPLDAAIDALEHSLAARPTASPSAAASPAGAPPAAAPPGQHDPRMNPLVAGAATRSADKMAGGGQPPDRRGGDDGDSGRLRRIAMILFTVVVAVAAITLVMWLADSREPPALNQDLTQDSTATEPAAGSSAAASGQSVPVPAPPAPAVIDPSTPGIASLLAAAGDGRADAQYLLASRYATGDGIPQDYDEAARWFREAALAGHPDAQFSLGVLYQNGLGVGQDSTEAIIWFLSAAEIGHAEAQHNMGVAYSRGIGVPQNMDQAVKWFRRAAAQGLATAQFNLGAIYDTGLNGAADPVQAYAWFSRAAEAGHPDAGIRAQAVMAKLNPADLDRAMVLASGDSIPLDSGPGTARLSREDVVEMQTLLATLGFDPGSTDGQVGPATEAAIREFQKVADLPVTGIADSDLLRSLRDLAGP; via the coding sequence ATGGCGCTATCACCGCGCAGCACATCCTGGAGCGTCAAGGGCATTGATCCGACGACCCGTGAACTGGCCCGAGATGCCGCTGAGAGAGAGGGCCTGGCCATCGGGGTGTGGATCGACCGGGCCATTCTGCGGCAACTCGGTCAGGCAGACGGCGCCAACGCCGCCGCGCAGACACCGCCGTCACCAGCCGACGACAATCCGTTTCGTGGCGACCCGTTCCGCGACGACCATGGCGGCCCGCCATTCGGCCATGCCGGCGGCGCGGAGAGCGGGTGGCCGGAACCCGAGCCCTGGGACGGCAGCGACGGCGAGGAGTCATGGGACGATGATCTGGACCCGGACGAAGAAGCGCGTCTGGTCGCGGCCCTGGATGCACTGAACCGCCAGCTCGACCGATCCGGTGACCAGATAGAGCAGGCGGTCCGACCGCTGGACGCGGCCATTGACGCCCTGGAGCACTCCCTTGCCGCCAGGCCCACTGCGTCGCCTTCCGCGGCGGCGAGCCCGGCCGGTGCGCCGCCGGCCGCCGCGCCCCCTGGACAGCATGACCCACGCATGAACCCGCTGGTCGCCGGAGCGGCGACCCGGTCTGCAGACAAGATGGCGGGCGGTGGCCAGCCGCCCGACCGCCGCGGAGGCGATGACGGGGATAGCGGCCGGCTCCGGCGCATCGCCATGATCCTGTTTACTGTTGTTGTCGCCGTCGCCGCCATCACGTTGGTGATGTGGCTGGCCGACAGCCGTGAACCGCCTGCCCTCAACCAGGATCTGACCCAGGATTCCACGGCGACTGAACCCGCCGCCGGGTCAAGCGCCGCGGCGTCTGGCCAGTCCGTGCCCGTTCCCGCACCGCCGGCGCCAGCCGTGATCGACCCGTCGACACCGGGCATTGCCTCGCTGCTGGCGGCGGCAGGCGACGGCCGTGCAGACGCCCAGTATCTGCTGGCCAGCCGGTATGCCACGGGCGACGGCATTCCGCAGGATTATGACGAGGCGGCCCGCTGGTTCCGTGAAGCGGCGCTGGCCGGACACCCTGATGCTCAGTTCAGCCTGGGCGTTCTGTATCAGAACGGTCTGGGCGTTGGGCAAGACTCCACGGAAGCCATTATCTGGTTTCTCAGCGCGGCGGAGATCGGCCACGCGGAAGCCCAGCACAACATGGGCGTCGCCTATAGTCGTGGCATTGGCGTGCCGCAGAACATGGACCAGGCGGTCAAGTGGTTCCGCCGCGCCGCCGCCCAGGGTCTGGCCACCGCCCAGTTCAATCTGGGAGCCATATACGATACCGGCCTGAACGGCGCGGCCGACCCGGTACAGGCCTATGCCTGGTTCAGCCGGGCCGCGGAAGCCGGCCACCCCGATGCCGGGATCCGGGCGCAGGCGGTGATGGCGAAACTCAACCCGGCCGACCTTGACCGCGCCATGGTTCTCGCCAGCGGCGACTCCATCCCGCTTGACTCCGGGCCCGGCACGGCCCGCCTCAGCCGCGAGGACGTGGTGGAGATGCAGACCCTGCTGGCCACTCTCGGCTTTGACCCGGGGTCGACTGATGGCCAGGTGGGTCCGGCAACCGAGGCCGCCATCCGTGAGTTCCAGAAAGTGGCGGACCTGCCCGTGACCGGCATAGCCGATAGCGATCTGCTGCGCAGCCTGCGCGACCTGGCCGGACCCTGA
- a CDS encoding 4-(cytidine 5'-diphospho)-2-C-methyl-D-erythritol kinase: MSDPATQSLSVTAAAKLNLWLRVLGRRDDGYHCLDSLVGFVEWHDTLTLHPAAAVELTVSGPEAAGLAAGDATGDNLVLRAARDLRALCGVTAGVRIHLDKHIPVAAGLGGGSADAAAVLRGLCRLWRISPPAPALDAVALALGADVPVCLRARPARVGGTGGSVVTGPDLPGAWVVLVNPRLPVATAAVFAAYQPAAATPGGAVTREPLAPAGTVAELAAQCRRIGNDLTAAAIAVAPAIGTVLSVLAEDRHALISAMTGSGGTCFALYESAAAAEAAAAAIHAAHAGWWVVVSRLATPAG, translated from the coding sequence TTGAGTGATCCTGCGACGCAAAGTCTGAGTGTCACCGCCGCGGCCAAGCTCAATCTCTGGCTGCGTGTGCTGGGCCGCCGGGACGATGGCTACCATTGCCTCGACAGCCTGGTCGGTTTTGTCGAGTGGCACGACACCCTGACGCTGCACCCGGCTGCTGCGGTTGAACTGACGGTGTCAGGCCCCGAAGCCGCCGGACTGGCGGCTGGTGACGCCACTGGCGACAATCTGGTGCTGCGCGCCGCCCGCGACCTGCGCGCCCTCTGCGGCGTTACGGCGGGCGTACGCATCCATCTGGACAAACACATACCCGTGGCGGCCGGGCTTGGCGGCGGTTCAGCCGATGCGGCGGCGGTGCTGCGCGGTCTCTGCCGGTTGTGGCGCATAAGCCCGCCAGCCCCGGCGCTCGACGCAGTGGCCCTGGCCCTGGGGGCCGATGTCCCGGTCTGTCTGCGGGCACGGCCGGCCCGGGTCGGCGGAACAGGCGGTTCAGTCGTGACCGGGCCGGACCTGCCAGGCGCCTGGGTCGTGCTGGTAAACCCTCGCCTGCCGGTGGCCACGGCCGCTGTATTCGCCGCATATCAGCCGGCTGCCGCGACGCCGGGCGGGGCCGTGACAAGAGAACCCCTGGCGCCCGCCGGAACCGTCGCCGAACTGGCGGCGCAGTGCCGACGGATCGGCAACGACCTTACGGCGGCGGCAATCGCGGTTGCGCCGGCAATCGGCACGGTACTCAGCGTGTTGGCAGAAGACCGCCATGCCCTGATCAGTGCCATGACCGGCAGTGGCGGCACGTGCTTCGCACTCTATGAGTCGGCAGCGGCGGCAGAGGCCGCCGCCGCCGCGATTCACGCGGCCCATGCCGGATGGTGGGTTGTGGTCTCGCGCCTGGCTACGCCGGCGGGCTGA